One genomic segment of Flagellimonas marinaquae includes these proteins:
- a CDS encoding spondin domain-containing protein, with amino-acid sequence MKTSFILRILVLTALIGLSSCSNDDNGNASPEIPSGNFVVTIENTFETKQYFVNGTIGFIAPGNTESYTFNAGKGHYLNFATMFVQSNDLFYGFDEAGVPLYNENGEALTGDVTSYISLWDAGTEVNEEPGVGVNQAPRQAGPNTGDDENGTVKLISEVNDGFVYPEVAEVIKVTLTHDGGTEFTMTIENVSNVASFATPLAPGVWVVSGPEQTPLFTAGIESSEGLERIAEDGDNSILDTQFTSESGFVSPFAPGAYSVNGAVYSIGGSASEALEAMAEDGNPSGFDNIFNTPVGKSGPGPIFPGESYSFEFTASEGDVLSFATMLVQSNDWLIGANEINLFNNGIPTSGDITDRLELVDAGTEVDEYAGAGNNQPTRQVAANTGEEENGTIAIEQTVGAHVPTIDQMIRVTITAN; translated from the coding sequence ATGAAAACAAGTTTTATTTTAAGAATTTTGGTCTTGACCGCATTAATAGGCCTTTCAAGTTGCAGTAATGATGATAATGGTAATGCTTCCCCAGAGATACCTTCAGGAAATTTTGTGGTCACGATTGAAAACACATTTGAAACCAAGCAATATTTTGTGAACGGAACTATTGGATTTATAGCCCCAGGGAATACAGAATCCTACACTTTTAATGCAGGTAAAGGGCATTATTTAAATTTTGCTACCATGTTTGTTCAATCCAATGACCTATTTTATGGCTTTGATGAAGCAGGAGTTCCCCTTTATAATGAAAATGGCGAGGCATTGACTGGAGATGTTACCTCCTATATAAGTCTATGGGACGCTGGTACTGAGGTCAATGAGGAGCCAGGAGTCGGGGTGAATCAGGCTCCAAGGCAAGCAGGGCCAAATACTGGAGACGATGAAAACGGTACAGTTAAGCTCATTTCCGAAGTGAATGATGGTTTTGTATATCCGGAAGTGGCTGAGGTAATAAAGGTAACCTTAACTCATGATGGGGGAACAGAGTTCACAATGACCATAGAAAATGTTTCTAACGTTGCAAGTTTTGCAACTCCATTGGCACCGGGAGTTTGGGTAGTTAGTGGCCCAGAACAAACCCCATTGTTTACAGCTGGGATTGAATCATCTGAAGGATTGGAGCGTATAGCGGAAGACGGTGATAATTCGATTTTGGATACTCAGTTTACTTCGGAAAGTGGATTTGTATCACCTTTTGCACCAGGTGCCTATAGCGTAAATGGAGCTGTTTATAGTATTGGAGGTAGTGCTTCGGAAGCTTTGGAGGCAATGGCTGAAGATGGGAATCCATCAGGTTTTGACAATATTTTTAATACACCTGTCGGAAAATCTGGGCCTGGACCAATTTTTCCAGGAGAATCTTATTCTTTTGAGTTTACAGCAAGTGAGGGGGATGTTTTATCATTTGCAACCATGTTGGTACAATCCAATGATTGGTTGATCGGCGCCAATGAAATTAACTTGTTTAATAACGGAATTCCCACTAGCGGAGATATTACCGATAGATTGGAACTAGTTGATGCCGGTACAGAGGTAGATGAATATGCCGGTGCTGGAAACAATCAACCTACGCGTCAAGTTGCTGCGAATACAGGTGAAGAAGAAAATGGAACCATTGCAATAGAACAAACGGTCGGTGCCCATGTCCCCACAATCGACCAGATGATCAGGGTTACAATTACCGCTAACTAA
- a CDS encoding DUF547 domain-containing protein: MKYLLLFTILIQTITLVATPTKDHGKLMPYETNGFQNPTYPDHTLWQFLLQQYVDDTGQVDYSGLLKEKHVLESYVNILKEKQPSGNWSRNAKLSYYINLYNSYTVLLILDNYPTSSIKKINQPWDQKLIPLGGNMISLGDLEHEILRKMDEPRIHFAINCASASCPKLLNEVYLSETLDEQLERATYEFIESDRNRIEKDHLELSKIFKWYKNDFLDGDIRAYINTYTNVNIAEDAKVSYLEYDWNLNGR; encoded by the coding sequence ATGAAGTATTTGCTGTTATTCACCATTCTGATTCAAACCATCACCTTGGTTGCGACCCCAACAAAAGACCACGGTAAGCTTATGCCATACGAGACCAACGGGTTCCAAAACCCCACCTACCCGGACCATACGCTTTGGCAATTCTTATTGCAACAGTATGTGGACGATACAGGACAAGTTGACTATAGCGGGCTCTTAAAGGAAAAGCACGTTTTGGAATCCTATGTAAACATCCTGAAAGAGAAACAACCCTCCGGAAATTGGAGCAGAAATGCAAAACTGTCCTATTACATTAACCTGTACAATTCCTATACGGTTTTATTGATCTTGGATAATTATCCAACTAGCAGTATCAAAAAAATCAACCAACCGTGGGACCAAAAATTAATCCCGCTAGGGGGTAATATGATCTCTTTGGGAGACCTTGAGCACGAGATCCTTCGAAAAATGGATGAACCAAGGATTCATTTTGCGATAAATTGTGCGTCGGCTTCGTGCCCAAAACTATTGAACGAGGTCTACCTGTCGGAAACCCTGGACGAACAATTGGAACGCGCCACTTACGAATTCATTGAATCTGATAGAAATCGAATTGAAAAAGACCATTTAGAACTCTCTAAAATATTTAAGTGGTACAAGAACGATTTCTTGGACGGTGACATACGAGCTTACATAAATACCTACACCAATGTAAATATTGCCGAGGATGCCAAAGTAAGCTATTTGGAATACGACTGGAACCTGAACGGTAGGTAA
- the egtB gene encoding ergothioneine biosynthesis protein EgtB, producing the protein MNLTEQFLKTREKTETICSPLQTEDYVVQPIVDVSPPKWHLAHTTWFFEQFVLVNFDQSYKVFHPDFAFLFNSYYNNLGERTLRHDRGFMTRPSVSVIYEYRKYVTSAIQELLDSKPDIEVLQLVEIGINHEQQHQELLAYDIKYILGTQPTFPAIGDYFGLKEESHEQKWLSFSEGLYEIGHQGNTFCFDNERPSHKVFIQDFQMSNKLVTKGEFLEFMEDGGYKNFNLWHDEGWHYIQNNGIDSPLHWHHKNGDWYEYQFNGLDKINVELPVSHISMYEAYAYANWKGMRLPTEFEWEVASQQIEWGQLWEWTNSAHLPYPGFTQAKGAIGEYNGKFMLNQMILRGASVATTHDHLRNTYRNFFPASSRWAFSGIRLVKNQN; encoded by the coding sequence ATGAACCTTACCGAACAGTTTTTAAAGACTCGAGAAAAAACTGAAACCATATGCAGTCCCTTACAAACAGAAGATTATGTAGTGCAGCCCATAGTGGATGTATCACCTCCAAAATGGCATTTGGCCCATACCACATGGTTTTTTGAACAGTTTGTATTGGTAAATTTTGACCAAAGCTATAAGGTATTTCACCCTGACTTTGCCTTTTTGTTTAATAGTTACTATAATAATTTGGGCGAAAGGACCCTTAGGCATGATAGGGGCTTTATGACCCGTCCGAGTGTTTCGGTCATCTATGAGTATAGAAAATATGTAACTAGTGCCATTCAGGAGCTGTTGGATAGCAAGCCCGATATTGAGGTGTTACAATTAGTCGAAATTGGAATCAATCACGAACAGCAGCATCAAGAATTATTGGCATACGATATCAAGTATATTTTAGGCACTCAGCCCACATTTCCAGCGATAGGAGATTATTTTGGTCTTAAAGAAGAGTCCCATGAACAGAAATGGCTTTCCTTTTCGGAAGGATTATATGAAATCGGGCATCAGGGCAACACGTTTTGTTTTGATAACGAACGGCCGTCCCATAAAGTTTTTATCCAAGATTTTCAGATGAGCAACAAGTTGGTGACCAAGGGGGAGTTTTTGGAATTTATGGAAGATGGAGGTTACAAAAACTTCAATCTCTGGCACGATGAAGGTTGGCATTACATCCAAAATAATGGTATCGATAGCCCTCTGCACTGGCATCATAAAAACGGTGATTGGTACGAATATCAATTCAACGGACTGGACAAAATAAATGTTGAATTGCCCGTCTCCCACATATCCATGTACGAGGCATATGCATATGCCAATTGGAAAGGGATGCGCTTACCAACCGAATTTGAGTGGGAGGTTGCTTCACAACAGATTGAATGGGGCCAACTTTGGGAATGGACCAATTCGGCACATTTGCCATACCCGGGCTTTACCCAGGCCAAGGGTGCAATAGGCGAATACAATGGAAAATTTATGCTAAACCAAATGATATTACGGGGAGCATCCGTTGCCACAACACATGACCACCTAAGAAATACATACCGTAATTTTTTCCCTGCATCCAGCAGATGGGCCTTTTCTGGGATCCGACTTGTAAAAAACCAAAATTAG
- a CDS encoding helix-turn-helix domain-containing protein — MRYINHIKNSHINKKEIKQTIGNSTVVLFLIQDTKNQKDSADGEDTFEFIYSLNTAPDFNPTAPLVIGMYNGTFGLMNLDMDTDKFVPVPILETPLSNQLALYLIQELLMSPMDRQSHLENMIVTLGDYLVKRENIESQLNCKLKMGLTPFQIHKIHRYVKKHIDRPVLTSELAKLVELSMHYFTRVFKRTTGETPHQFITRIKLEEAKKLLISTDESVIQVGLGVGCENPSHFSKLFKSNFGIPPLKYRKTFQNNLAMLN; from the coding sequence ATGAGATATATCAACCACATCAAAAACTCCCATATCAATAAAAAGGAAATAAAACAGACAATCGGAAACTCGACCGTTGTCCTTTTTCTTATCCAGGACACTAAAAACCAAAAAGATAGCGCCGATGGGGAGGATACTTTTGAATTTATCTATTCACTCAACACAGCTCCCGATTTTAACCCTACCGCACCTTTGGTGATCGGTATGTACAATGGAACATTCGGTTTAATGAACCTTGACATGGATACCGATAAATTTGTTCCTGTACCAATATTGGAAACCCCGCTTAGCAACCAGCTTGCACTTTACCTGATCCAGGAACTATTGATGAGTCCCATGGACAGACAATCCCATTTGGAGAATATGATAGTTACCCTGGGCGATTACTTGGTAAAAAGAGAGAACATAGAATCGCAGTTGAACTGTAAACTAAAAATGGGGTTGACTCCTTTTCAAATACATAAGATACATCGATATGTAAAAAAACATATAGATCGTCCTGTTCTAACCTCTGAATTGGCCAAATTGGTTGAGCTGAGCATGCATTATTTTACTCGTGTATTTAAAAGAACCACAGGTGAAACACCACATCAGTTTATAACTCGAATAAAGCTGGAAGAAGCTAAAAAGCTTCTCATTTCCACAGATGAAAGTGTTATTCAGGTCGGTCTCGGGGTGGGTTGTGAAAACCCTAGCCATTTTTCCAAACTATTTAAATCCAACTTTGGCATACCACCCTTAAAGTATCGAAAAACATTTCAGAACAACTTAGCCATGCTGAATTAA
- a CDS encoding L-histidine N(alpha)-methyltransferase, translated as MSDFFDHVKEGLRKSPKALSSRYFYDAKGDALYQKIMNLEEYYLPRSEMQIIENQSVQMARDIALVHSRLQIVELGAGDGTKTKHLLKHFKPHFNSLEYVAMDISDNVLAINEKEIKSETEPIKYKGVAGDYFETYKTMPATQDGRLVMFLGANIGNYTGSDISELFTFVKSKLKDTDYFLVAFDLVKHPRKIMAAYDDSKGITKQFNLNLLERMNRELGANFNLGQFDHFPYYDPLTGVASSQIVSLKKQIVEFSQGFTVSFDLFEAIHTEISKKFFLSDIEEVAEESEMNIEQTYFDTDKGYTFVLFRPQ; from the coding sequence ATGTCCGATTTTTTCGACCATGTAAAAGAAGGGCTGCGCAAGTCGCCCAAAGCACTTTCTTCACGGTATTTTTATGATGCAAAGGGAGATGCCCTGTATCAAAAAATAATGAATTTGGAGGAGTATTACCTTCCTCGTAGCGAAATGCAGATCATTGAAAACCAAAGTGTCCAAATGGCCCGCGATATTGCATTGGTCCACTCCCGTTTGCAAATTGTGGAGCTGGGAGCGGGAGATGGCACCAAGACCAAGCACTTGCTCAAACATTTTAAGCCGCATTTTAACTCGCTCGAGTATGTGGCCATGGATATTTCCGACAATGTCCTGGCCATAAACGAAAAAGAAATAAAAAGTGAAACAGAGCCAATAAAATACAAAGGTGTGGCCGGTGATTATTTTGAGACCTACAAAACCATGCCAGCTACGCAAGATGGAAGACTTGTCATGTTTTTAGGGGCCAATATTGGCAACTACACCGGCAGTGATATTTCTGAGCTTTTTACCTTCGTTAAATCCAAACTAAAGGATACCGATTATTTTTTGGTGGCATTCGACCTGGTAAAACATCCTCGAAAAATTATGGCCGCTTACGATGATAGTAAAGGCATAACCAAACAATTCAACCTTAACTTACTGGAAAGGATGAACAGGGAGTTGGGTGCAAACTTCAACCTTGGGCAATTTGATCATTTTCCATATTATGACCCACTTACGGGCGTGGCATCCAGTCAAATAGTAAGCTTAAAAAAGCAAATTGTTGAGTTTTCACAAGGATTCACAGTTTCTTTTGACCTCTTTGAAGCGATTCATACCGAAATTTCCAAAAAGTTCTTTTTGAGCGATATTGAAGAGGTAGCCGAAGAGTCCGAAATGAATATTGAACAAACGTATTTCGATACGGATAAAGGATACACTTTTGTTTTGTTTCGACCCCAATAA
- a CDS encoding alpha/beta hydrolase family protein, whose protein sequence is MKLEKISFKNRQGHTLSAKLELPLTSPILGYALFAHCFTCNKNLTAVRNISKALTKSGIAVVRFDFTGLGDSEGEFENTNFSSNVEDLEDMAAHIREHYEYPSMLIGHSLGGAAAIFAAARLPQLKAVITIGAPSQPEHVSHLLRDNIDQILMDGEALVSIGGRDFKVKKQFLEDIKNKNMVPILQSIKKPLLVMHSPQDMTVSIENAAKIYQSAKHPKSFVSLDGADHLLSNKEDSLYAGKIIAAWSHRYLSQN, encoded by the coding sequence ATGAAACTGGAAAAGATATCATTTAAAAATAGGCAAGGTCATACATTATCGGCAAAATTGGAGTTACCGTTAACTTCGCCCATATTGGGTTATGCCTTGTTTGCCCATTGCTTTACCTGCAACAAAAACCTTACTGCCGTCAGGAATATAAGTAAGGCTTTGACCAAAAGTGGTATTGCTGTTGTTCGGTTCGATTTTACCGGTCTGGGTGATAGCGAAGGTGAATTTGAAAACACCAATTTCTCTTCTAACGTAGAGGATCTTGAGGATATGGCCGCCCATATACGTGAACATTACGAGTACCCTTCCATGCTTATTGGGCATTCTTTAGGGGGTGCTGCCGCTATTTTTGCGGCCGCCCGTTTACCTCAACTAAAAGCGGTGATCACCATTGGAGCTCCTTCGCAGCCGGAACATGTATCCCATTTGTTAAGGGATAACATAGATCAAATTCTTATGGATGGTGAAGCGTTGGTATCTATTGGAGGTCGAGATTTTAAGGTTAAAAAGCAATTTTTGGAGGACATTAAAAATAAAAATATGGTCCCGATCCTCCAAAGTATAAAAAAGCCTTTATTGGTAATGCACTCACCGCAGGACATGACCGTGTCCATCGAAAATGCCGCTAAAATCTATCAATCCGCAAAGCATCCCAAAAGTTTTGTCTCTTTGGACGGTGCAGACCATTTACTCTCCAACAAGGAAGATTCTCTTTATGCTGGCAAAATTATCGCAGCGTGGTCCCATAGGTATCTATCCCAAAATTAA
- a CDS encoding isochorismatase family protein yields the protein MKSILFNPIALYIFLLACVPCAHAQIPDPGFTVDNTTAIVITDPQNDFLSPDGVTWGVIGESVIKNNTVENLETLFQLAEAHGIQVFISPHYYYEHDHKWKFEGALEKLMHDIGMFDRGDQLNKEGFEGSGADWLPRYKKYINKDFVTVVGPHKVYGPEQNDLSLQLRKQKIDKVVLAGMSGNLCVESHLRELLEDGFEVAVVVDATASAVAPGYDGNVAAEINYRFVASHVYTTEEFKQSLK from the coding sequence ATGAAATCAATTTTATTCAATCCTATTGCTTTGTACATTTTCCTCCTTGCTTGTGTCCCCTGCGCCCATGCCCAAATTCCAGACCCCGGATTTACAGTGGACAACACCACGGCCATTGTTATAACCGACCCTCAAAATGATTTTTTGAGCCCCGATGGCGTAACTTGGGGAGTCATTGGAGAGAGTGTGATTAAAAACAATACCGTTGAAAATTTGGAAACACTGTTCCAATTGGCTGAAGCACATGGAATTCAAGTATTTATTTCTCCACATTATTATTACGAGCACGATCACAAATGGAAGTTTGAAGGGGCATTGGAAAAACTAATGCACGACATAGGAATGTTTGACCGAGGCGACCAGCTCAACAAAGAAGGGTTCGAAGGATCCGGTGCTGATTGGCTTCCCCGATACAAAAAATACATCAACAAGGATTTTGTAACGGTAGTAGGTCCCCATAAAGTGTACGGGCCCGAGCAGAACGATCTTAGCTTGCAGTTGAGAAAGCAGAAAATCGATAAGGTTGTTTTGGCGGGAATGTCCGGAAACCTATGTGTAGAATCGCATCTAAGGGAACTGCTGGAAGACGGCTTCGAAGTTGCCGTAGTGGTAGATGCAACAGCTTCTGCCGTTGCTCCCGGGTATGATGGAAACGTAGCCGCAGAAATCAATTATCGTTTTGTGGCCAGCCATGTGTACACCACGGAAGAATTTAAGCAGTCGCTAAAATAA
- a CDS encoding mercuric reductase produces MHTKEIKNFDAIVIGSGQAGTPLVFKLASPGQKIAFIEREHFGGTCLNVGCTPTKTYVASARRMWEAKHGDELGIEIPTGAKANLGKIKARKDALIKKSVDGIAQGVKNNKNISFFKGEAYFEDHKVIAVNNELLTAEEIYINVGGSAFIPEGYGDVPYLTNQSILELEEIPEHLVVIGGSYIGLEFGQMFARLGAKVTIIERGSAIIGREDPETSQTIQRIMEEEGVDFRLGAECIAAQKDENGGIVAKINCSKEGAIEIKGSHLLLAVGRRPNSANLQLEKTGVKTNEKGFIEVNDYLETNIQGIYALGDCNGKGAFTHTAYNDYEIIAENKFEGKNRKVSDRILTYGLFVDPPLGRVGITKKEAEEKGLDVLIGHRPFSKIARAKEKGETEGYMSLVVDANTKKILGATILGVGGDEIISGIINIMYADKSYEVIRDSVQPHPTVSELIPTMLESLTKL; encoded by the coding sequence ATGCACACTAAAGAAATTAAGAATTTTGACGCTATTGTTATCGGATCCGGACAGGCGGGAACCCCGTTGGTTTTCAAGCTAGCTTCCCCAGGGCAAAAAATTGCTTTTATAGAACGGGAGCATTTTGGCGGGACCTGTTTAAATGTTGGCTGTACGCCCACCAAAACTTATGTGGCCAGTGCTCGGCGCATGTGGGAGGCGAAGCATGGCGACGAACTCGGTATTGAAATCCCGACTGGAGCAAAAGCCAATCTGGGCAAAATTAAAGCGCGAAAGGACGCTCTGATAAAAAAATCGGTAGATGGGATTGCCCAAGGAGTGAAGAACAATAAAAATATTAGTTTTTTTAAAGGCGAAGCTTATTTCGAGGACCATAAAGTGATTGCCGTAAACAACGAACTTTTAACGGCCGAAGAGATTTACATTAATGTTGGTGGGAGTGCATTTATACCAGAAGGCTATGGGGATGTTCCTTACCTCACCAATCAAAGTATTTTGGAGCTCGAGGAAATCCCAGAACATTTAGTGGTAATTGGAGGTAGTTATATAGGTCTGGAATTTGGTCAAATGTTCGCCCGATTGGGTGCTAAAGTCACAATAATTGAACGGGGCAGCGCCATAATTGGGAGGGAAGACCCGGAGACCAGTCAAACAATCCAACGTATTATGGAGGAAGAAGGCGTGGACTTTAGATTAGGGGCAGAATGTATTGCCGCCCAAAAAGATGAGAACGGTGGAATTGTTGCCAAAATTAATTGTTCTAAAGAAGGAGCTATCGAAATTAAAGGTAGCCATCTCTTACTGGCCGTTGGCAGAAGGCCCAATAGCGCAAACTTACAACTCGAAAAAACCGGTGTAAAAACCAACGAAAAAGGATTCATAGAGGTCAACGATTACCTGGAAACCAACATCCAAGGGATATATGCTTTGGGCGACTGCAATGGAAAAGGCGCTTTTACGCACACCGCATACAATGATTACGAAATTATAGCTGAAAACAAGTTCGAGGGTAAAAACCGTAAAGTATCCGATAGAATTTTAACCTATGGCCTTTTTGTGGACCCACCCTTGGGTAGAGTCGGGATAACAAAGAAAGAAGCAGAAGAAAAAGGATTGGATGTCCTGATTGGGCATCGACCGTTCAGTAAGATAGCACGCGCCAAGGAAAAAGGTGAAACCGAAGGCTATATGAGTTTGGTGGTGGACGCCAACACAAAAAAAATATTGGGCGCCACTATATTGGGAGTGGGCGGTGATGAAATAATCAGCGGAATTATCAACATTATGTATGCCGATAAGAGTTATGAGGTAATACGGGATTCTGTACAACCTCACCCAACTGTTTCAGAATTGATACCAACAATGCTGGAATCTTTGACTAAATTGTAA
- a CDS encoding GTPase: protein MKNFDQEIIFIYNAKSDVFSVVSDFAHKIFSPSTYPCSLCQLTHGHVGVNKKWASFLETIPYNKRFLHKDEALEVNIDLLNKPLPIILVKKNTGELYTLLNASELGQLTSVDDLIERIKHLLNK from the coding sequence ATGAAAAACTTTGATCAGGAAATCATTTTTATTTACAATGCCAAATCGGATGTTTTTAGTGTGGTAAGTGATTTTGCCCACAAGATATTTTCTCCATCCACCTATCCATGTTCGTTGTGCCAACTAACCCATGGTCATGTGGGAGTCAATAAAAAGTGGGCCTCGTTTTTGGAAACAATTCCATATAATAAGAGGTTTTTACATAAGGACGAAGCTCTAGAGGTCAATATTGACCTCCTGAACAAACCGTTGCCCATTATTCTGGTAAAAAAGAACACTGGAGAACTATATACACTTTTAAATGCATCGGAATTGGGACAGTTAACTTCGGTAGATGATCTTATCGA
- a CDS encoding TIGR04283 family arsenosugar biosynthesis glycosyltransferase yields MISIIIPVLNESKGIRKLIDHLNANAFGYVGEIIVVDGGSSDDIGVQLTGYSNIRYVQSKKGRARQMNAGANIAKRDILYFLHADSFPPKYYDRAIYEVLLVNKNIRAGCFRLQFDSGHWWLKLMGWATAVNHISCRGGDQSLFMDHDLFYTLNGFNEDYEVYEDIELIKRIYKNTRFKVVNEPIVTSARHYNNIGVWKLQWLHLRIYAKRWFGADAKELNFFYNKSLKYLKSGSRE; encoded by the coding sequence ATGATCAGTATTATTATTCCGGTTCTCAACGAATCCAAGGGAATCCGCAAATTGATCGACCATCTTAATGCCAATGCGTTTGGCTATGTAGGGGAGATTATTGTGGTCGATGGTGGAAGCAGTGATGACATTGGAGTGCAACTGACCGGATACTCGAATATCCGATATGTACAATCCAAAAAAGGGAGGGCCAGGCAGATGAATGCCGGTGCAAATATTGCCAAGAGAGACATTCTCTACTTTTTACATGCTGATAGTTTCCCCCCAAAATATTATGACCGGGCAATTTATGAGGTACTCCTTGTAAACAAAAACATCAGGGCCGGTTGTTTTAGGCTTCAATTTGATAGTGGTCACTGGTGGCTAAAACTCATGGGGTGGGCAACTGCGGTCAATCATATATCTTGTAGAGGAGGTGATCAGTCCCTTTTTATGGACCATGACCTATTTTATACCCTGAACGGCTTTAATGAGGATTATGAAGTTTATGAAGATATTGAGCTCATAAAAAGAATCTACAAAAATACCCGGTTCAAAGTGGTCAACGAACCCATTGTTACTTCGGCGAGACACTACAACAACATAGGGGTTTGGAAGCTTCAATGGCTACATTTACGGATTTATGCAAAAAGATGGTTCGGTGCAGATGCCAAAGAGTTAAACTTTTTTTACAACAAGAGCCTTAAATATCTTAAAAGCGGAAGCCGTGAATAA